GGACAACCTTACCGGACTGCGTAACCGGCGCTTCCTGGCTAACAACCTTTATCACATGTTCCAGCTCGCCTCACGCCACAAGGTGCCAGTCTGCTTTGCCATGCTGGATATCGACCTGTTCAAGCGGGTCAACGATGAACATGGCCACATCGCCGGAGACAAGGTGCTCAAGGAACTGGCCCAGCTGCTCACAGGTTCGTTCCGCAAGAGCGACGTGATCGTCAGATATGGCGGCGAGGAATTCCTGCTCATCTTTTTTGACACCCGGCGCGAGCATTTCATGCACCTGATGGAGGAACTGCGCCACCGCGTGCAGGCCCATAAATTCACCTTCAAGGGCAAGACGATCCGCATCACCGTGAGCATCGGGGTAAGCTGCGAAGTCGTGCCCTGCCTCACGGAAAAACAGCTTTCCGCCTGCATCGAAAAGACCGACGCGGCACTCTACATCGCCAAAAACACGGGCCGCAACATGGTGGTGGGGCACGAAAGCTGAAATTCCGGCTTGACAGCAAAGCGCGCCCCAATATTGTATTTCTGCAAAGGAGTGATTCATGGCCAAGATCGTTGTGAAAAACCTGAACAAGTATTATGACAACACCGTCCACGCCGTCAAGGACGTGTCCTTCGAAGCCGAGGACAAGGAATTCATGGTGCTCGTGGGCCCCTCGGGCTGCGGCAAAAGCACCATCCTGCGCATGATCGCGGGACTGGAGGAGATCTCCAGCGGCGACATCTGGATCGGGGACAAGCTCGTGAACAACGTGCCCCCCAAGGATCGCGACATCGCCATGGTCTTCCAGAACTACGCGCTCTATCCGCACATGACGGTTTTCGACAACATGGCCTTCGCGCTCAAGCTGAGGGGCGAAACCAAGCCGGAGATCAAGACCAAGGTGCAGAGATCAGCCGAGCTGCTGGGTATCGAAAGCCTGCTCAAACGCAAGCCGGGGCAGCTTTCCGGAGGCCAGCGCCAGCGCGTTGCCCTCGGCCGCGCCATTGTCCGTAATCCCAAGGTCTTCCTTTTCGACGAACCCCTTTCCAACCTGGATGCCAAGCTCCGCGTGGCCATGCGCGCTGAGATCGTGAAACTGCACAAACAGCTTGAGAACACGATGATCTACGTCACCCACGACCAGGTGGAGGCGATGACCATGGCGGACCGCATCGTGGTGATGAAAGACGGCGTCATCCACCAGATCGACACTCCCCTGAACATCTACAACGATCCCGCCAACGTCTTTGTGGCAGGCTTCATCGGCTCCCCCGCGATCAACATGGTCGAAGGCAAACTCAGCGGCAGCGGGAACGACCTTGTCTTTGACAGCGGGGATTTCAGCGTCAAGGTCCATAAAGAACACAATCAAGTGTTGTCACCATACCTGGGAAAACCAGTCATCCTGGGCATCCGCCCCGAGGACATCTACGACGCCAGGTTCGATTCCATGGCCGATTTCCCCCAGAGCTTCAACACCATCTGCGACATCGTGGAGCCCCTGGGCAACGAATACCACGTGATCCTGACCACCCCGAAATACAGCTTTACGGCCCGCCTCGATCCCAAGGAACTGCCCAAGATGGGGCAGGAACTGAAGATCAGCCTGGACATGACGCGGGCGCATTTCTTCGATCCGGAAACTGAGGAACGCCTCGTCTGACCTGTAAATATTAGCCCCGATCCTGCCAAGAGGAGGAAGGATGCCAATGAAAGCTTTTCTCTGCCTGTGTTTTGGCCTCCTCGCGGCATCCCTTGCTGCGGTGATCACGGAGGATTCCGCCTCCGCCAACGCGCTCTCCGGAATAACCCTGCTCTCCCAGTCCGTCAGCGATCTGGCCCTTTCCCCCACCATCAACAAAGCCGGCATCGCCTTTTCCACCCACATTCCTTTCAGAGAAGCGGATTGCGGGGTCTATTCACTGAACACGGCCACCCGCCTGAAGCCTTTGCTGATCAGCGCCGGCGGGGCTTTTCTGGACCAGGGGGACTATCGCTGGCAGGATGTTCATCTGGGCCTGGCTTTCCATTACCAAGACCTGAGCCTGGGCTATTCCGAGCACCTCATCTACGAAAGATTCAGCACCCAGCACAGCTACCACACCTGGACGGGAAACCTGGCCCTCAGCTACCGGGGCGAGATGTACGGCAGCGAGATCCGGCTCTTGCATCTGGGCGAGGAGGACGCGGAACTGCATATCAGCGCCAGCACCCGGGTCGTTGATCAGGTCCAGGCCGCCTCATCCTATGTTTACGCGCTCCACGGGGCTGATAGCTTTCGCTTCGCCACCTCCTTCGCCATCGGCGAATCCTTTCTGCTCCAGGCTTCCTGGCAAAACACGCCGCCCCGTTTCGGCGCCGGCCTGAAGTTCACCTACCGGTCCGGAGAGCTCATGTATGCCGTCCGCTCCCACGCGGAGCTGAGCCTCTCGCACAGCCTGGATCTTGGGTTCAACTGGTGAAACGCTTCGCCGCGGCTCTGCTCTTCCTGCTGGGAGCCTGTCTCGCTGGGGCCCAGGGCTTTGACGACCTGATCGAACTGGACGCCCCCGCTTTGGCGGATTCGGCCTGGCAGGACTTTTACAACACCCTCGCTGAACTGGGCCGGCCCCTGAAGCTGGACAGCAGGCTCTATCTGAACCAAACAAGCCGCTATTCATTGCACAGCGCCATCTACAGCCTGGAAAACGAATCCGTGCTGGTGAATTACAAGCGCGATTGGGACGACGGGGAAAGCCGGATGAACTTCCGGATCGGGCTGCAAACCGGGCGCTGGGAAGCGGTCCTGGGTTCCTTCCGCTTCCGCTTCGGACGCGGGATCGTGACCGGAAACGGCTCCAGAAGCCCTTCCGACAGCCTGTTCAGCCTGCGCGAACCCCTTTCCCCGGAAACCTACACGCCCCTGGGCGCGGCGGCCAAGTTCAATCACAAGGCCCTGCGCGCCGGCCTCTTTGGCTCCATGCAGAAACGCGATGCCCGGCTCTCCGGGGAAGCCATTATCAGCCTGCCTTCCAGCCGCTCTGGCATTCTGAGCACCACCCAGGAAAGCGTCTTTGGCGCGACCGCGGGCTTGGACTCCCGGCACTTTCAGAGCGCCGCCCTGCTCTATTGGCAGCATTACGACCGGCCCTTCGCGGATGAGGAAAAGCGCGGCCAGATCTGGGCTGCCAGCCTCTATTCCGCCCTCGATCTGGACTTCACCCGGCTGGACGCAGAACTGGCCTGGGCGGAAGGCGGCCCCTTCGGCCTGGTGGCCTGGAATCTCCGGCTCAAAGGCTTTACCCAAACCTTCAGCTATGCCCGCAATCCGCCCGCAGGGCAGTTTGCCTATGCCCTTTCCCCGGCCCTGCTCAACCGCGCGTACGGCCGGGAGGAATACAGCTCCGACCTCAGGCTGGCCCTGCCCCTGAAAACAACTCTGCAACTGCGTTACAGCCTGAACAGTGGCTCCGGGTTCAGCGGGGAACAGCTTTCCCGCCTGCTGGCCTCTTTGGCCTGGCGAGACGCGGGAAACTCGGTCAAGCTGAGCTATTACAACTTCGACCGCGAGATCATCTCCCTCATCGACTCCACCTACGTTTCGGCCTCGCCCCGCAACCATCGCCTCCTGCTTCAGGCCCGGCATCATTTCCGGCCCCGGCTCCGTCAGGAACTGGAATTTTCCTACAGCCTGGAAGACCGTTCCGACTATACCAACAACACCTATCGGGCCAGCCTGGCCCTGGCTTATGAGCCGGGCAAACTGCGCCTCAAGGCCGGGGTTTTGACCTGGCAAAGCCCGCGCAGCTTCCTCGTGGAGGATGAATTCAGCCCCCAGTACTACAGCATCTGCAGTTCCGAAGACACTGCCCTCTTTGCCTCCGCGTCCCATCAATTCAAGCGCTGGCACTTCTCCGCCTCCGGACGCAAATCCCTGTTGGAGGCCCGGGATTTTCGCCTCTTCCTGCGCCTGGGGCTTTCCATTTTCTGAGTTTTCCATACGGCACTCCTTTTATCAATACGGTGTCAATACGGACTCATTACGGACTTTGTCCGTAATGAGTCCGTATTGACACCGTATTGATAAGGGGAGGCATAGAGACGGAATATTGACAATATGTTTAAATAACATATTGTTATTGTGATAGATATGAATTCTGACGCCGTCTTGGAAAACATATGTGAGGTTTCAGGGATCAACTCCTCGTCAATTTCATTGGCATAGCCTGTCCCGAAAAGGCGCAAGTTGTTGAAGAACTGATTTTAACTGGTGCAGGACAATAGGCCCGGGATTTATCCCGGATTTTCACGGAATTCATGGGTATTTTACAAAATACCCCGCCCCCTCTCCAAACTCAGATTTGATCTGAGTTTGGAGAGGGGGCGGGGTCATGAAACATGGATGGCATCATTTTGCCATGCGACGGCTGAAGCCGCCGCCTATATTCCTTCACCCCACCTGCGGCGGGGTTTGTCCACAGGCCCGGTCGATTTCTTTGCTTGACAAATGTGCGCCCGCGCTCAGATTGAACGAAAATCTGCCCTGTTGGGAGGAAAGATGTTGAGACCAAAAGTTCAGGTCGTGCAACCGATCAAAATGCCCAAACTGAAGCTTCGCCTCTGGGTGGCGATCCTGCTCTGCCTGCTGATTGCCGCTTTTATCCTGTATTTCGTGAGGCCGGTGCTGTCTTTGCGCTTCACCGTGTGGATCGTTCCCCTGATGATCTGCGTGGTGCCGCTCTTGGCCCTGCGCCGGATCCGGCCCTTCGTGAACCTGTTCATCATATTCCTGGGCGCCTGGCTGATCCTGGTGCCGTTCTTTTCCTCGGGAATGTTCAATCCGGGCAGATACCGCAACCTGATCGGCAGGGTGGAGAGCACGGAGTTTTCAGAGCTGGTTTCGCCGGTGAATCTGGACCAGGTGCCGATCATCGATTCCTCCTTCGCCGCGAGCCTCGCGGAAAAGAAGCTGGGCGAGGATTTTGCCCTGGGCAGCCGGGTCGTTTTGGGCAATCCGACGATCCAGATGGTGGAGGGAAAACTGTTTTGGGTGGTGCCCTTGCTGCACAGCGGGTTTTACAAATGGCTGGCCAACCGCAAGGACGGGACTCCTGGCTACATCAAGGTTTCCGCCACCAATCCCCAGGACATCACCTTCATCCGCGAACTGGGCGGCAAGCCGATCAACCTCCGCTATCAGCGCAATTCCTTCTTCGGACAGGACCTCTACCGCCACCTCTATTTCCATGGCTTTGCCGGAAAAGGCCTGGCTGGAGACACTTTTGAACTGGACGACAATGGCGAGCCGCACTGGACCATCACCACCTTCACCCACAAGATCGGAGTGAGCGGCTCGGAGGCCACCGGACTGATCACCGTTCACGCCCAGAGCGGCAAGATCAGCTTTTATCCTCTTGTGAAGGGCGAAAACGGCTATGACGACTCGAACATCCCGGCCTGGGTGGACCGCGTTCACCCTTCCTATTTCGTGATCCCCCAGCTTTCCTGGTGGGGAAAATACGTGCACGGGTTCTGGAACACGCTCTTTGGCAAACGCGACATGCTGGAGGTGACACGCGGCTACAACGTCATCTACGGCCGCGACCAGCGCAGCTATTTCTACACCGGGCTTTCCAGCGTGGGCGCGGATGAAGGCACGGTGGGCTTTTCGCTCACCGACACGCGCAACAAAAGCAGCCATCTCTACCTGCTTTCCGGCGCCACAGAGATCGCCGCCATGCGCTCCGCCGAGGGTAAGGTGCAGAATTTCAAGTACAACGCCACCTTCCCCATCCTGGTGAACATGAACGGCCGGCCGACCTATTTCATGACCCTCAAGGACGGGGCGGGCCTGGTGAAGATGTTCGCCTTCGTTTCGGTGCGCGATTTTTCGCTGGTGGGGGTGGGCGAAAGCGTGCGCAGCGCCCGGGACAATTACCAGATGGCGCTGGCCGGAAGCAGGATCGGGGTCATTCCTGAAGGCGCCGATGTCCAGACCAACCTGGAAGGAACGATCAGCCGCTTTGGCAGTGATATCAAGGACGGACGGACCTACTACTATTTCAGCCTGGCGGAAAAACCGGACAAGATCTTCATCGCCACCAGCAACCTGAGCAGCTATCTGCCCCTGAGCGGAAGCGGAGACCGGGTCCGGATCGCCTTTCTGGACAGCGAAGACAAGGATATCAGCCTCACCGGGCTGAAAAACCTCAGTCTGGGTGAGGAATAGAGCGGTCCAACTCGCGGGAATGGTTTTTAGGCCAGGTTTCCCAAGCTGCCGGATTTGGGGTTCCGGCACTTTTTGCTTGACTCAGCGCGCGATTTGAGGATAAATGCATTTTCGGCTGGATAAACCTGCTGTTAAGACCAAATTAGATCCATAAAGGCGGATTGATGGACGGAATTACAGAACACCATTTGCTGATCTTCCTGCTGCAGTTCGCGCTGCTGCTTGGCGCCTGCAAACTTGTGGGCTATTTCCTCGAGAGGATCAAGCAACCAACCATCACCGGAGACATCCTGGTGGGGCTGATCCTGGGTCCGGCGATCTTTGGCCGCTATCTGCCCGGCCTGCAGGGCAAGATCTTTCCGGACAACGCGATCCAGTGGACAATGCTGGGCACGGTGGCCTGGTTTGGCAACCTGTTTTTGCTAATGGAGACCGGCCTGGAGATCAATTTCTCCCGGGTTTGGAAACAGCGCAAAGGCGCTTTCCGCCTAAGTTTCATCGATATGATCATACCCCTGGCGGTGTGCTTCATCCCCTTCTATTTCATCCCCTCGCATTACCTGATCGACCCCTCCCAAAGGGTCATCTTTGCCCTCTTCATCGCTTCGATCATGACCATCAGCGCTCTGCCCGTGGCGATCCGCGGCCTGCAGGACCTGGGCATCCTCAAGACCGATGTGGGCTTCCTGATCGTTTCGGCCCTCACCATGAACGACGTGGTGGGCTGGGTGCTGTTTACCATCATTCTGGGAATCTTCGCGCGGGGCAGCGTGGAGACCGGATTCCTGATCAAACTGATCGTCCTGACCCTGCTCTTTGCCGGGCTGGCGCTGACCGTTTTCCGCAGATTGGTGGATAAGGCGGTGACCCTGATCCATACCCGGATCGGCCCGGAAACCGGCTACAAAACGACCTTCATCGTGATCGTGGGCATGCTGTTCGGCGCCCTGACCCTGCGGATCGGGATCCATTCCCTGTTCGGCTTCTTCCTGGCCGGCATCGTGCTCGGCGAAGCCAAACACATCAGCGAAAAGGACCGCCAGACCATCCACCGTATGGTCTATTCCATCTTTGTGCCCATCTTCTTTGCCAACATCGGCCTGCACGTGGACATTTTGGCCAACCTGGACCTGCTCCTGGTAAGTGTGATCACGGTCCTGGGCGTCGCGACCCGCTATCTGGGCGCGTTTCTGGGCGCCAAATGGGCCAAACAGGACCGCCAGAACCTGCAAACCATCGCCATTTCACACATCGCGGGGGGCGAGATGCACATCGTGGTGGCCATGCTGGCCTTCAGTTCGCATCTAATCACGGAAAGGGTGTTTGTGAGTGTGGTCGCGGGCTCCATCTTCTCCACCATCATCTTCGGGCCCTGGCTGGCCCACGCCCTGAAAAAGCTGCGCAAGGACATGCTGGACTTCATCTTCTCCAGCCAGAACGTGCTGATCGATCCCGAATCCCGCACCCGCGAGGAACTGCTGGACAGCCTGGTGAGTAACGTGGCGGCGCAGACCGGCTTGGAGGAAAGCTATCTGCACAGTGAGATCTATGCCCGCGAAGAACAGCTCACCACGGCCGCCGGAAGGGGTGTGGCTTTCCCGCACGCCCATCTGGAGGGGATTTCCAGCAGCAAGCTGTTTGTGGTCAAACCCTTGCATGGGATAGATTGGGACAGCCCGGACGGCGCGGAGGTCCATCTTGTGCTCCTGACCCTCACTCCGGCCGCCAAGCCGGAAACCCAGCTGCGCCTGATGCAAAACCTCTTTTCCACCGTACGCGACGCCAAAACGCTGGAAACGGTCATGCGCAGCGAAGATCCCCACCAGATCTACGAACTGCTGGCCAAACACATCAACCAATGCGACCAATGCCTGATCAACCAACAGGCCTGAGGATGATGCATGGATCTTGAATCCCAACAAAGCACAAGAGAACAAGACACGAGGCTCCTGCAATTGAGGATCCAGCGCCTGTTTCACGGGGAAAAGGTCCTCCTGCGGGACATCGTTGTGAGCGTCGACCGGGGCGAGCGCATCCTGATCGTGGGTCCCACCGGAGCGGGTAAAAGCTCGCTGCTCAACACTTTGAACCTGATGAACCATGGCTATGAGGGCCAGATAGCCTTCGCCGGCAGGGATGTCCGCGAATACAAGCCGGAAGAGCTGCGCAGCCGCATCTGCATGGTGCTGCAGGAACCCTATCTGGAACCGGGAACCGTGCGCGAAGCTCTGGACCGGCCTTTGCTCTACCATGCCCACAAGTACAAGGAACTGCCGGACCGCGAGGAAAGGATCAAAGCCCTCTTTGACAGTTTCCAACTGCCCCAGGTCTATCTGGACCAGGACGCGGAAAAGCTCTCCGGCGGTGAAAAACAGCGCGTGGCCCTGGTCCGGGCCCTGCAGTTCAGCCCTGAGATCCTGCTCTTGGACGAGATCAGCTCCGCCCTGGACCAAAAGACCTCCGGGATCATTTCCGATTGCATTTTCGCCAGTTACCCCGGAACCGTGATCGCCATCTCCCACGATCCCCTCTGGCAAAGCCGCTGGCAGAGGGCCTGGAGCCTGGAGCAGGGAATTTTGCGCGACACCACGAAAAGGGAGGCATGATGGACATCAGCTATCTTGGCCTCGGATTATCCGCCCTGCTGCTGGTCATTCCAGTGCTGATCTTCCTGCATCTGAAGCTGGGCCTGATCCGCCAGCTCTTCACTTCCTTTGCCCGCATGATCGTCCAACTGGCCGTGATCGGGCTGGTCCTGCAGTTCATATTTGGGCAAATGAACCTCTGGCTCACGTTGCTCTGGCTGCTGGTGATGCTGGCCAATGCCATCTTCACCCTCCGCGGCAGGCTGAAATTCCAGAAAAGGATCTTGCTCCCGATCGTGGCCATGGCGCTGGCTTTCACCAGCCTGGTCGTCATGCCCTGGATCCTGCTCCTGGTGGTGCGCCCCCAACCATTTTTCGCGCCGATGTTTGCCATCCCCATCTACGGCATGGTGCTGGGCAACAGCATGAACAGCTGCGCTTTGGCCCTGGAACGCTTTGAAAGCGGCCTCAGCGAAAACTGGCGGGCCTATTACACCCGGCTGAGCCTCGGCGCCAGCCTCTGGGAAGCCATCCTTCCACCTTTCAAAAAGGCGATGCAGGCTTCCCTGATGCCCCAACTCCTCACCATTGCTTCGATCGGGGTGGTGAGCCTGCCCGGCATGATGACGGGCCAGATCCTGGGTGGGGCCTCACCCTTGGTGGCGATCAAATACCAGATGATGATCATGATCTCCATCTTCAGCGGAGTCACGCTCACGGATTACGTCGCCATCCGGCTCTACCTGAGCAGGCGCTTTGACAGATATTACCTGCCCGTGGAGGAAAACGCGTCAGCCAAGCCCTGATGGGGGTCCCGGGCAGCGCTTTGTGTCTGGGGAAACGCCCCATTGAGGGGGTTGAGAATCTTCCCGGGCATCCATGCCTGCCAAACATCCGGGGCCAGGAGGATTTTTCACTTGACAGTCCGTTCATAGCCAATTAAAAGTGATTAAGACACCTATAACAACAGGAGCCGGATGTCAAAGCTCCGAACAGCTCCGAAATTTTTAAGAAAAGGATATGCCATGTTACACAATTACACCGACCTCATCTCCCAACTGCTTGAATACAAACCCTCTTATGACGCGCAGATCAAAAAACTGGAAGCGCAAGCCATCCCTGAAAGCCTGCCCCTGCGGGATCTCTTCGCGGAAACCAAAAGCATCGCCCTGCAGGGTGACAAATTCGGCCGCTTGCTGGAACAGGATCCGGAATTCAAAAGCATCTCCCTGGCAGAACTTGCAGCCCTGAACCAGGAATTCTTCGCCCCCCTCGAGCCGGAAACCGGATATCAAAACAGCCTCGCCGATCCGGACCACGCCGTCAAACTCTACGGCGAGGGCCTGGGCCAGCTTTGCTCCGCCATCTACACCAGATTCAGGAACATGCGCCAGTATTTCACCAGCCAAAACTATCTCCAGTTGGACGAACTGCTGCGGCTCTGGTTCCGGCTGTTCGAGCTTGCCTCCCAAGGCCAGACGGAATATGAGGCCTGGAACCAGGAGGTCCGGCTGCTCCAGACTGAAAACCTGAAGCTCAAATCCCTGCTCCAGAACCTCCAGCGCCTCAGCCCGGACGCGGATTATCATGCCAGAATCATCCGCACTGCCGATCTGAGCGACCTCCGCTACCTTTACAGATACGGAATCCATCTCAGCGAGCACGATTTCGCCCTGGCGGAATTCCTGAGCAAGTATCCAGAAAAGGACCTGGCCGCGATCGCCTCCTTCATCGTGCAAAGCTGGGTGGACGGCTTCACACGGGCCAAGAAAGACCATCGCCTCAAGCGCTACGCCAATGTCATCATTCCCTGCGGCATGGAACGCCTGGGCCGGCTGCTGATCGCTGAACTGGAAAGGATCGGGATGCAGCCGCTGGTCCCGCTGCCCCATTCCAAAGGCATCAACAAGCAATACGCTTATGACCACAGGTTCGACCAGGCCCTCTTCCTGGACCGGGAATTTGTGGACCAAAGCCTCGCCCTGGCCGCGGAAATCCTGGAAGACCTGAAAGACCTGATCTCCGCGCAGGCCGGGCCCGTTTACGTCGAGCTGTTCGGCGAAACACCCTTCTCCCCCAAGGCCAAATCCACGGCCCTGCAGCTCAGCCCTGAGCAGCAGCAGCTTTGGCGCGAACTGCAGGCCAAAAACGCCCAGATGTATTTCCAATATTACCGCCGCGACGAAGCCAGCTTCACCATCATCGCCTTCCCTTCTCCGGAGATCGGGGCCAAATTCCCGGAGATCTTTGCCGACACGCTTCGCATCAACCTTCTGGACAGCAAGCGCTACGCCATGATCCAGCAAAACATCATCAATGTGCTGGACACCGCAGAATACGTCCACGTGAAAGGCAAACCCGGCAACGACACGGACATCATGGTCAAAATGCATACCATCAAAGATCCCGTGCACGAGACCAACTTCGAGAATTGCGTGGCCGACGTGAACATCCCCGTGGGCGAGGTTTTCACATCCCCCGTTTTGAAAGGAAGCACCGGCACCCTGCACGTCGAGGACATTTACCTGGGCAGCCTCCGCTATTTCAACCTCAGGATGCATTTTGAGGACGGCTGGGTGAAGGATTATTCCTGCACCAATTTCAATGACCCCGCCGAAGGCAAAAAATACATCCACCAAAACCTGCTTTTGCCCCACGACACCCTCCCCATCGGCGAATTCGCCATCGGAACGAACACCACGGCCTACCAAATGGCCCGCAAATACGACATCCTCTCCCTGCTGCCCATCCTCATCATCGAAAAGATGGGGCCGCACTTCGCCATCGGCGACACCTGTTTCAGCCACGAAGAGGACGCCCCGCATCCCAGCTTCGTCAACGGCAAGGAAATGATCGCCGTGGAGAACGAAAAATCCGCCACCCGCAAGGAAGATCCCGTCAACGCCTACACCCAGAAGCACATGGACATCACCCTGCCCTATGAGATGCTGGAATCGATCTCCGCCATCACGCCCGAAGGCAAGAGGATCGACATCATCCGCGACGGCCGCTTCGCCGTGCCCGGAACCCAGGAGCTGAACATACCTCTGGATGAGGGTTGGTAAATTGTCCCGATAACCCCCCTGTCTTTTAAGGAAACAACAAAAGCTGCTCCGGAGCGGGAACATGGCTGCCTTATCCCGTGAAGATGATTTATGTTGACAGAAAAACCAGCATTCGCGATAATAGTTTTTTATATCGTGAAAGTTTTTTAATATGTCAAACAATGGCTGCACTGGCATCACTGGTGAATCATGAAACAGCTTTTACTGGAGCAACATATGAAAACTGCCGAGTTTGAACGGCTTTCTCGGAGTTTTTCGGCTTGGATGCTGGCTTTGGCGCTGATCGCGGTCCTGCTGGCCGCGGGCTGCGGCAGAACGCATAAAGAGGAGATGAGGATTGGGGTCATCAAGCCCTCGGTGGACCATTTGCCTCTGACCCACGCGCATCAGACCGGCCAGCTCTCCCCGCACGTCAAGCTGGTCAATTTCAGCTCCGGCTGGGAGGTTCAGGAAGCATTGATCGCGGGCAGGATCGACGCGGCCATCATGCCTTTCACCTATGCCTGGAACGCCGCTTCCCTGGGCTATCCGCTGCGCATCGTATCCCATTTCGAACTTGAGACAGACGGCATCATCGTTCCCTCCGGCTTGAGCAACTTCGCTGAATTGAACGAGGCCAGGATCGGTTTGCTGAAAGCCTCGACGCTGGAAATCCTGTTCATCGATTGGGCCCGGGAAAGGGGAATCATCTACGATCCGGTCTATTTCCGCACCCCCAATGAGATGGCCGCCGCCCTGGAGGTTGGGGACGTGGACGCCATCGTGACCTATGAACCCCTGATCCAGAAGCTGCCCGCGCGGTTCAAGGTGCTGCACTATTTCAAGGCGGATTATCCCGGCCATCCCTGCTGCGATTTTGTGATCAATGTTTCCGGGCTCACGCAACAGCGCCGGGATGAATACCGGGAGCTGCTGGATGCCGTGAAGCTCTCCCAGGACGCCGCGAACAGAGCGGAAAACGAACTGCTGGACCTGGCCGGGCGCCTCTATGGGCTGGACCGGGATCAGACCCGAAACGCGCTTTCCAATACGGTGTACATGACCGGCCTGAGCGAGGCTGGCATGGCCTTTGAACGGAAAATGACCGGAATGGCCATCGAATTGGGCTATCAATACCAGGAACTGGACGACTCGGAGATCTTCCTCAGGCTCGAATGATCGATTGGGCCCAGTTGCTGTCCGATCTTGGGCAAACCCTCCTGTGGGCGGCGCTGTGGACAACGCTGTCCTGGCTGGTCGGAATTGGGCTGGGCTATCTGGCCTACAGGTCTCGCGTCGCCCAACGTGTCCTGGTGCCGCTGTCGCTGCTGACAAACCCCGCCGCAGGTGGGGTGAAGGACAATAGGCGGAGGCTTTAGCCGTCGTATGTCAAAATTACGCCCTCCATGTTTCAGACCCGGCTTGTCCCGAAGGGACATGGTATGGTAGCGATGGATTTTGAACCCGGCGCTACATCGCTTTGTCCCTACGGGACAGGCTGAACGCACCACATCAGCTTGGATTATCTCCCCAGACCTTCACA
The Candidatus Syntrophosphaera sp. DNA segment above includes these coding regions:
- a CDS encoding ABC transporter substrate-binding protein, which translates into the protein MKTAEFERLSRSFSAWMLALALIAVLLAAGCGRTHKEEMRIGVIKPSVDHLPLTHAHQTGQLSPHVKLVNFSSGWEVQEALIAGRIDAAIMPFTYAWNAASLGYPLRIVSHFELETDGIIVPSGLSNFAELNEARIGLLKASTLEILFIDWARERGIIYDPVYFRTPNEMAAALEVGDVDAIVTYEPLIQKLPARFKVLHYFKADYPGHPCCDFVINVSGLTQQRRDEYRELLDAVKLSQDAANRAENELLDLAGRLYGLDRDQTRNALSNTVYMTGLSEAGMAFERKMTGMAIELGYQYQELDDSEIFLRLE